The sequence ATCTTCGAGCGGCCAGCGCTCCTCACGTTGCAGGAAGCGCTGGCCGGAGCGGTGGAGCGGGAGTCTCCGTCTACCAGCGGGGGGACGCGATGAGGAGTCCCCGGGAGATCATCGTCCGGCCCCTGATGACCGAGAAGAGCATGCGGGTCAAAGAGGAGCGGAACGCGGTCACGTTCCAGGTCGTGCCGGACGCCAACAAGGTGGAGATCCGCCACGCGGTCGAGGCGATCTTCAACGTGAAGGTGACCGGCGTGAGGACCGCCAGCGTCCAGGGCAAGCTGAAGCGGATGGGGCGCTTCCAGGGGCGCCAGCCCTCCTGGAAGAAGGCGATCGTGACGCTGGCCCCTGGTGAAAAGATCGAGCTGGTTGAGGGCATGTGATGGCGGTCAAGATCATCAAGCCCACGTCCCCGGGCCGGCGCTTCATGACGCTGCTCGCTTTCGACGACGTCACCCGGAGCCGGCCCGAGAAGAGCCTGCTCCGCGCCAAGCGGCGCACCAGCGGGCGGAACAACGCCGGGCGGATCACAGTGCGACACCGGGGCGGCGGGGCGAGGCGCCGCCTTCGCGTGATCGACTTCCGCCGGGAGAAATGGGGCGTGCCGGCCACCGTTGCGGCGATCGAATACGACCCCAACCGGTCGGCGCGCATTGCGCTCCTCCACTACCGGGACGGCGAAAAGCGGTACATCGTCGCGTCGCTCGGGCTCAAGGTGGGCGACGTGGTCATGTCCGGCCCGCAGGCCGACATCCTGCCGGGCAACGCGCTGCCGATCAGGAACATCCCCGTGGGGACCATGATCCACAACGTGGAGCTCCAACCGGGCAAGGGAGGCCAGCTCTGCCGGAGCGCCGGGTCGCAGGCGCAGCTCCTGGCCAAGGAAGGGGACCTCGCCACGCTGAAGCTCCCCTCGGGCGAGGTGAGGATGGTCAGGCTCGACTGCATGGCCACGGTGGGCCAGGTCGGCAACCTCGATCACGAGAACGTCTCCGTCGGCAAGGCCGGGCGCGTCCGGTGGCTCGGTTTCCGCCCGACGGTCCGGGGCGTGTCCATGAACCCCGTGGACCATCCCATGGGGGGCGGCGAGGGCCGGGGCAAGGGCAACCACCCGATGACGCCGTGGGGCAAGCCCACCAAGGGCTACAAGACCCGCCGGCCCAAGCCTTCGGATCGTTACATCGTCACCCGCCGGGCGAAGTAGAGGGGAGAGATGGGACGCTCGCTGAAGAAGGGACCGTACGTGGACGAGACACTGCTGGCCCGGGTGGAGGAGCTCAACCGCGCCCGAGGGAAGAAGGTGCTGAAGACCTGGTCGCGGCGCTCCACCATCGTGCCCGAGTTCGTCGGCCACACGCTCGCGGTTCATAACGGCAGGAAGTTCATTCCGGTTTACATCACCGAGAACATGGTGGGGCACAGGCTCGGCGAGTTCGCCCTGACCCGGACCTTCAAGGCCCACGGGGCGGCGCAGAAGGCCACCACCGAGGTCAAAGCGTAGGCTATGCGGACCCAGGCGGTCAGCCGCTTCGTGCGTGTCTCACCGCGCAAGGCCCGCCTGGTCCTGCGCGAGCTGCAGGGCCGGTCGGTGGGGGAGGCCCTGGGGTTGCTCCAGTACGTCCCGCGGGCGGCGGCCCGGCTGGTCGAGAAGACCCTGCGCTCCGCCATCGCCAACGCCGAGCACAACCACCAGGTGCGGAACCTCGACGACCTCCGGATCGCCAAGGCGGTCGCCGACCGTGGCCCGGTGATCAAGCGCATCCAGCCGCGGGCCATGGGGCGAGCCTTCTTCATCCGCCACCGCACCAGCCACATTACGGTGGTCCTGAGCGACGAGGTTCCTCAGCCGGCACCAGGCCAACGGACTGCCGCAGGCCGGGTACCCGCGGAGCGGGTGCGCGCCCGCGCCGGGCAGCCGCGTGCGGCGCGGGGATCTGCCGACCGCGCGAGACCACGCGCGGCCGCGGAGGGGTAGAGACATGGGACAGAAGACGCATCCGATCGGCTTTCGGCTGGGCGGGACGCGGACCTGGAGTTCCCGGTGGTTCGCGACCAAGGGCTACGCCGCGCTCCTGCACGAGGACGTGAAGATCCGGCGGTATATCAAGGGCACGCTCTATCACGCCGGGATCTCGCGCACCGATATCGAGCGGTCGGCCAACCGGATCAGGATCACGATCCACACCGCTCGGCCCGGCATCATCATCGGGCGCAAGGGGTCGGAGGTCGAGAAACTGAAGAACGAGCTCCAGGCGCGCACCGGCAAAGAGGTCTACCTGAACATCGAGGAGGTCATCCACCCCGAGCTGGACGCGCAGCTCGTGGCCGAGAACGTGGCGCTCCAGCTCCAGAAGCGCGTCGCGTTCCGGCGGGCGATGAAGAAGGCCGTGACGTCGGCGCTCAGGCTGGGGGCGGGCGGGATCCGGATCGCCTGCGCGGGGCGCCTCGCGGGCGCGGAGATCGCCCGGCGCGAATGGTACCGGGACGGCCGGGTGCCGCTCCACACGATTCGCGCCGACATCGACTACGGGCTGGCAGAGGCGCGCACCACCTACGGCGCCATCGGCGTGAAGGTCTGGATCTTCAGGGGCGAGGTCCTGTCGACCCGCCAGGCGGTGGAAGCATAGTCCCGAGGAGACCGGCGCATGCTGATGCCGAAGCGCGTCAAGTACCGGAAGGCCCAGCGCGGCCGGATGAGGGGCAAGGCGATTCGCGGCTCGACGCTGACCTTCGGCGACTTCGGTCTGAAGGCCCTCGAGCCGGGCTGGGTCACGAACCGCCAGATCGAGGCGGCCCGCGTCTCCCTCACGCGCAGCGTCAAGCGCGGGGGGAAGATCTGGATCCGGGTCTTCCCGGACAAGCCGGTAACGAAGAAGCCCGCCGAGACGCGGATGGGAAAGGGCAAGGGTAACCCGGAGTACTGGGTTGCGGTGGTGAAGCCAGGACGCATCCTCTACGAGATGGAAGGCGTGAAGGAGGACGTGGCCCGCGAGGCGTTCCGGCTGGCGGGCCAGAAGCTCGGCATCGCGACCAGGTTCGTGAGCCGCGCACGAGCCGGAGGCTGATCGATGAAACCGGCGAAGTGGCGCGAACTGACCGACCCCGAGCTCCAGCAGAAGGTGAAGGAGCTTGCGGAGGAGCTCTTTAACCTGCGCTTCCAGCTTTCGCTGGGCGTAGCCAAGAACCCGGCCCGGGTGGGTCAGGTCAAGCGCGACCTGGCCAGGGCCAAGACCGTGCTGCGCGAGCGGGAGCTGGGCGTTCGCCGGCCGGTGTAGCGGGATGCCGAGGAATCTGGTTCGAGCGCGCACACCCACTTCGTGGGTACCCGGCGCGGGTACCCGGCCCGCGCAACCAACTCGGGCCTCGCGCGGCGGGGGGCCTGCCTCACGGCATGGCCGACCCCGCCACGCTCGAACGACCATAGGGGGGAGGTATCGGAAGGGGCGGGTACCCGCGCCACGCCCGCGCGCGAGCGCGGGGGGTCGGCGTGGGTGCGCCCCCCTCCGAGGACTGTAGAGGAGCCGATTCGATGGGGGAGCGAAAGACCCGTGAAGGGGTCGTGATGAGCGACAAGATGGAGAAGACCCGCGTGGTCCGCGTGGAGCGGGTCTATCGCCATGCGCGCTACGAGCGGGTGGTGCGGCGGACCAGGAAGCTCAAGGCCCACGACGAGACGAACGCGAGCAAGGTCGGCGACCGGGTCCTGATCGAGGAGACGCGTCCCATGTCGCGTGAGAAGCGCTGGCGGATCCGGCAGATCCTGGTCCGGGCGTCAGCGCTGTGAGAGCTCGGGATGATTCAGACCAGAACCATGCTGGAGGTGGCGGACAACTCCGGGGCCAAGAAGGTCCAGTGCATCCGGGTCATGGGCGGCTCCCGGAAGAAGTACGCCACGCTCGGGGACACCATCATCGTGAGCGTCAAAGAGGCCGCGCCCGACGGGACCGTGAAGAAGGGAGAGGTCGCCAGGGCCGTCGTGGTGCGAACCGCCAAAGAGGTCCGGCGCTCCGACGGCTCCTACATCCGCTTCGACCGCAATGCCGCCGTGCTCCTGAACCCGCAGAACAACCCGAT comes from Candidatus Rokuibacteriota bacterium and encodes:
- the rplW gene encoding 50S ribosomal protein L23; this encodes MRSPREIIVRPLMTEKSMRVKEERNAVTFQVVPDANKVEIRHAVEAIFNVKVTGVRTASVQGKLKRMGRFQGRQPSWKKAIVTLAPGEKIELVEGM
- the rplB gene encoding 50S ribosomal protein L2, which codes for MAVKIIKPTSPGRRFMTLLAFDDVTRSRPEKSLLRAKRRTSGRNNAGRITVRHRGGGARRRLRVIDFRREKWGVPATVAAIEYDPNRSARIALLHYRDGEKRYIVASLGLKVGDVVMSGPQADILPGNALPIRNIPVGTMIHNVELQPGKGGQLCRSAGSQAQLLAKEGDLATLKLPSGEVRMVRLDCMATVGQVGNLDHENVSVGKAGRVRWLGFRPTVRGVSMNPVDHPMGGGEGRGKGNHPMTPWGKPTKGYKTRRPKPSDRYIVTRRAK
- the rpsS gene encoding 30S ribosomal protein S19: MGRSLKKGPYVDETLLARVEELNRARGKKVLKTWSRRSTIVPEFVGHTLAVHNGRKFIPVYITENMVGHRLGEFALTRTFKAHGAAQKATTEVKA
- the rplV gene encoding 50S ribosomal protein L22, which codes for MRTQAVSRFVRVSPRKARLVLRELQGRSVGEALGLLQYVPRAAARLVEKTLRSAIANAEHNHQVRNLDDLRIAKAVADRGPVIKRIQPRAMGRAFFIRHRTSHITVVLSDEVPQPAPGQRTAAGRVPAERVRARAGQPRAARGSADRARPRAAAEG
- the rpsC gene encoding 30S ribosomal protein S3, which translates into the protein MGQKTHPIGFRLGGTRTWSSRWFATKGYAALLHEDVKIRRYIKGTLYHAGISRTDIERSANRIRITIHTARPGIIIGRKGSEVEKLKNELQARTGKEVYLNIEEVIHPELDAQLVAENVALQLQKRVAFRRAMKKAVTSALRLGAGGIRIACAGRLAGAEIARREWYRDGRVPLHTIRADIDYGLAEARTTYGAIGVKVWIFRGEVLSTRQAVEA
- the rplP gene encoding 50S ribosomal protein L16 translates to MLMPKRVKYRKAQRGRMRGKAIRGSTLTFGDFGLKALEPGWVTNRQIEAARVSLTRSVKRGGKIWIRVFPDKPVTKKPAETRMGKGKGNPEYWVAVVKPGRILYEMEGVKEDVAREAFRLAGQKLGIATRFVSRARAGG
- the rpmC gene encoding 50S ribosomal protein L29, which codes for MKPAKWRELTDPELQQKVKELAEELFNLRFQLSLGVAKNPARVGQVKRDLARAKTVLRERELGVRRPV
- the rpsQ gene encoding 30S ribosomal protein S17; translation: MGERKTREGVVMSDKMEKTRVVRVERVYRHARYERVVRRTRKLKAHDETNASKVGDRVLIEETRPMSREKRWRIRQILVRASAL
- the rplN gene encoding 50S ribosomal protein L14 translates to MIQTRTMLEVADNSGAKKVQCIRVMGGSRKKYATLGDTIIVSVKEAAPDGTVKKGEVARAVVVRTAKEVRRSDGSYIRFDRNAAVLLNPQNNPIGTRVFGPVARELRDKQFTKIISLAPEVI